The following proteins are co-located in the Gloeocapsa sp. PCC 7428 genome:
- a CDS encoding branched-chain amino acid ABC transporter permease, whose translation MVGFLDTYGFLIVSMIIGAMLGLSLYLPLMAGQLSLASPGFYALGGYIAAILSTQVFSTSEGLFPISLLLLEMLIAGIVCGILGVIVGIPALRLRGIYLAIATIAFVEILRVVSLNLEITGGAVGIFGIPQPFQTTIEYLWITIPLLLVSIFFLYRLEKIRVGRAFAAIREDELAADAMAINPTYYKVLAFTLGAILAGMVGAISAHFLNTWNARQGTFDASIIYLTFVLIGGSRSFIGPVLGGMVFTALPEVLRAIADTAGLPNALAQFLRDGRLIIFGLLIVLGTIFFPQGLVTPELFKGRGARSEGRGVR comes from the coding sequence ATGGTCGGTTTCTTAGATACCTATGGGTTTTTAATTGTCTCAATGATAATTGGGGCAATGCTAGGGCTATCGTTATACTTACCCCTCATGGCAGGACAATTATCTTTAGCAAGTCCAGGCTTTTATGCTTTGGGTGGTTACATTGCTGCAATTTTATCAACGCAAGTATTTTCTACTTCTGAAGGTTTATTTCCCATTTCCCTATTACTTTTAGAAATGCTCATTGCGGGAATAGTGTGTGGGATATTAGGTGTCATCGTCGGAATTCCGGCGCTGCGGCTACGCGGAATTTATTTAGCGATCGCTACAATTGCTTTTGTTGAAATATTACGCGTTGTTTCTTTAAATCTCGAAATTACTGGCGGTGCAGTAGGTATTTTTGGCATTCCTCAACCGTTTCAAACCACAATTGAGTATTTGTGGATTACAATCCCTTTACTCTTAGTCAGTATATTCTTTCTCTACCGTCTAGAAAAAATTCGCGTTGGTAGGGCTTTTGCTGCGATTCGCGAAGATGAACTCGCCGCCGACGCAATGGCGATTAACCCGACTTACTACAAAGTTCTAGCGTTTACCCTAGGCGCAATTTTAGCAGGCATGGTAGGTGCTATTAGCGCGCATTTCCTCAATACCTGGAATGCACGTCAAGGAACCTTTGATGCAAGTATCATCTATTTAACTTTTGTGTTAATTGGTGGTTCCAGAAGCTTTATTGGACCTGTGTTAGGTGGTATGGTATTTACAGCACTACCCGAAGTATTAAGAGCGATCGCCGATACAGCAGGATTACCCAATGCACTAGCGCAATTTCTCCGCGACGGTCGTTTAATTATTTTTGGATTGCTAATTGTCCTTGGTACAATATTTTTCCCTCAAGGCTTAGTCACGCCAGAATTATTCAAGGGGCGAGGAGCGAGGAGCGAGGGGCGAGGGGTAAGATAA
- a CDS encoding ABC transporter ATP-binding protein, with the protein MDEGIDLKSNSPILEAQQLTRRFGGLVAVNQVSFTVNKNEIFGLIGPNGAGKTTLFNLMTGLIQPSSGKLLYCGKEIIKLRPHQIASKGIARTFQNIRLFGELTAIENIIVARHIHINSNVFTGVLGLPPALEEEQKNKQKALELLALVGLSDRISEKARNLPYGDQRRLEIARALALEPQILLLDEPAAGMNPNEKQSLSKFIRQIATDLNLTIILIEHHVPLVMGLCDRIAVLDFGQLIALGQPEKVRTDPAVIEAYLGAG; encoded by the coding sequence ATGGATGAGGGGATAGATTTAAAGAGCAACAGTCCGATTTTGGAAGCACAGCAATTAACGCGGCGTTTTGGTGGTTTAGTTGCCGTCAATCAAGTTTCATTTACTGTTAATAAAAATGAAATTTTTGGTTTAATTGGTCCTAATGGTGCAGGTAAAACGACTCTCTTCAACTTAATGACAGGTTTAATTCAACCTTCCAGCGGAAAACTTTTGTACTGTGGTAAAGAAATTATAAAACTCCGCCCGCACCAAATTGCCTCTAAAGGAATTGCTAGAACATTTCAAAATATTCGCTTATTTGGCGAACTTACCGCAATAGAAAATATCATTGTTGCCCGACATATTCATATTAATAGTAACGTATTCACTGGTGTTTTAGGTTTACCACCTGCACTAGAAGAAGAACAGAAAAATAAACAAAAAGCCTTAGAACTACTTGCTTTAGTTGGTTTAAGCGATCGCATTTCAGAAAAAGCCCGTAATTTGCCTTACGGCGATCAACGCAGACTAGAAATTGCTCGTGCATTAGCGTTAGAACCACAAATTCTACTTCTAGACGAACCAGCAGCAGGAATGAACCCCAACGAAAAACAAAGCTTAAGCAAATTTATTCGGCAAATTGCTACAGATTTGAATTTAACGATTATATTAATTGAACATCACGTACCACTTGTTATGGGATTATGCGATCGCATCGCCGTTTTAGATTTTGGTCAGTTGATTGCGCTAGGTCAACCAGAAAAAGTTAGAACTGATCCAGCCGTCATCGAAGCTTATCTAGGAGCAGGATAG
- a CDS encoding ABC transporter ATP-binding protein → MSLGNSKEIIYPTNHLLEIKNLSVNYGGIQALKNLEIIVNFGEVVTLIGANGAGKSTTLRAISRLIKCRSGQIYYDQRNITRYPAYKVVQSGIAHCPEGRRVLARQTVLDNLKLGAYIRPDSATVKADIDRQFEIFPRLAERRNQLAGTLSGGEQQMLAIARALMSKPKLLLLDEPSLGLAPAIVREIFSIIQNLRTTGVTILLVEQNANLALQISDWGYVLEAGCITLTDKATNLLNNEQVKKAYLG, encoded by the coding sequence GTGAGCTTGGGTAATTCCAAAGAAATTATTTATCCTACTAACCACTTATTAGAAATCAAAAACTTGTCAGTAAATTACGGTGGTATTCAAGCACTAAAAAATCTTGAAATCATTGTTAATTTTGGTGAAGTTGTTACCCTAATTGGGGCAAATGGTGCAGGAAAAAGTACCACATTACGTGCAATCTCTCGCCTCATCAAATGTCGCAGCGGACAAATTTATTACGATCAACGCAATATCACGCGTTATCCTGCATACAAAGTTGTCCAAAGCGGAATCGCACATTGTCCCGAAGGAAGACGAGTACTCGCCCGCCAAACAGTTCTCGACAACTTAAAACTTGGTGCATACATCCGCCCTGACTCTGCAACCGTCAAAGCCGATATCGATCGTCAATTTGAGATTTTTCCACGCCTAGCCGAACGCCGCAATCAACTAGCAGGAACCCTTAGCGGTGGCGAACAACAAATGCTCGCGATCGCCCGCGCCCTCATGAGCAAACCCAAACTCCTACTTTTAGACGAACCCAGCCTAGGACTCGCCCCCGCGATCGTCCGCGAAATCTTCTCCATCATCCAAAACCTCCGCACCACTGGCGTCACAATCCTCCTCGTCGAACAAAACGCCAACCTCGCCCTGCAAATCAGCGATTGGGGCTACGTACTAGAAGCAGGCTGCATCACCCTCACCGACAAAGCCACAAACCTCCTCAACAACGAACAGGTCAAAAAAGCCTACCTAGGCTAA
- a CDS encoding DUF4174 domain-containing protein, translating to MLNLQSYQWKNRLLLVSAPSENTSEYQQQMQLFSNQTAEFADRDLLLIELFANGTSRINGNTISSEDVTQIKQQFNIGNEFSVILVGKDGTAKRRETTPVEPTAIFQQIDAMPMRQQEMRSQ from the coding sequence ATGCTCAACCTTCAATCCTACCAATGGAAAAACCGCCTGCTACTGGTATCCGCCCCCTCAGAAAACACCTCAGAATACCAACAGCAAATGCAACTATTCTCAAATCAAACCGCAGAATTTGCAGACCGAGACTTACTCTTAATTGAACTCTTCGCCAACGGTACAAGCCGCATCAACGGCAACACAATCAGTTCAGAAGATGTTACCCAAATCAAGCAACAATTCAACATTGGTAACGAATTCAGCGTCATTCTCGTAGGCAAAGACGGTACAGCCAAGCGCCGTGAAACTACTCCAGTAGAACCCACAGCCATTTTTCAGCAGATCGATGCTATGCCCATGCGCCAACAAGAAATGCGATCGCAATAA
- a CDS encoding secondary thiamine-phosphate synthase enzyme YjbQ, producing MLIKNELIEIETSEGISIHNITPQIEELLATTAIANGQVLVFSRHTTTALAINEDEERLLHDVKVHLEKLAPPSEKYLHNDLHLRVVPPDEPMNAHSHLMAMMLSNSEVIPVVDGKLALGTWQSVLFFDLDGPRTRSISIQISGE from the coding sequence ATGCTGATTAAGAATGAGCTAATTGAAATTGAAACGTCTGAGGGAATCAGTATTCACAACATTACACCGCAGATCGAGGAACTTCTCGCTACTACCGCGATCGCAAACGGTCAAGTTTTAGTTTTTTCGCGACACACAACTACAGCTTTGGCAATTAATGAAGACGAGGAGAGATTGCTGCACGATGTCAAGGTACATTTAGAAAAGCTAGCACCTCCGTCCGAGAAGTATTTACATAACGACTTGCATTTGCGAGTTGTGCCGCCCGATGAACCGATGAATGCACACTCGCATTTGATGGCAATGATGCTAAGTAATAGTGAAGTGATTCCCGTTGTCGATGGAAAACTAGCGTTGGGAACTTGGCAATCGGTGTTATTTTTTGATTTGGATGGTCCGCGTACAAGAAGTATATCTATACAAATTAGTGGAGAGTGA
- a CDS encoding ComEC/Rec2 family competence protein — MNAAILCLAFIAGLLSTAFVWGGYAILAIGIVASVFAQRLWRGSPKSHIWLIAGIIGLSASLYLQIRTPQPAANDISRLITNEQQVVTVQGEITSTPRLTRSQRGQFWLAASWLEENKVTGKVYVTVPLLQATGLYPGQKIAVSGVLYQPATATNPGGFDFRAYLAREGAFAGLSGQRVEITQGQETPKWGWWKIRQKIVRSQVRWLNSPSGPLVSSMVMGGRAVDLPYDIRDLFVQVGLAHALAASGFQTSLILGVMLALLRRFSVVLQTGFAGGALLLFLGLTGVQPSVLRAVVMGFAVLVAIGTKRKVKPLGSLLIAATLLLVFNPLWIWDLGFQLSFLATLGLIVSVPPLVKHLDWIPVAIATLIAVPAAASLWTLPLQLQVFGVVPLYSLIVNVLSTPLIAIISIGGIISAIASLIYPLAGSALAWLLYYPTYFLIRLVEFFAQLPGNSIAIGKISVLQLLIVYALIILAWLQPWWQKRSWFAGVIAIGIVLIPMWHAQATVFRVTVLATSEPVFVLQDRGQVLLVNSGNTNTVQFTVLPFLQQQGINQVEWAIATDRKTNHRNWEEINKRLSVRNFYTSTEKRTLVAGATKIQVDNDVLQFQIKEQTWILLDNVAPEKQQQLAFTKKLPRAQVLWWSGEALEKEVIAAVKPEVAIASAIDIDSHAIALLKQNKIPLFWAGRDGAIQWTPERGFEATVDEAENSAALL; from the coding sequence ATGAACGCAGCTATTCTGTGCTTAGCTTTTATTGCAGGTTTGCTATCTACGGCTTTCGTGTGGGGAGGATATGCAATATTAGCGATCGGGATAGTTGCATCTGTTTTTGCTCAACGCTTGTGGCGTGGTAGCCCTAAATCACACATTTGGTTAATTGCTGGAATCATTGGCTTGTCAGCAAGTTTATATTTGCAAATACGAACACCACAGCCAGCAGCAAATGATATTAGTCGATTGATTACGAACGAACAGCAAGTTGTTACTGTTCAGGGAGAAATTACAAGTACGCCACGTTTGACTCGCAGTCAACGCGGACAATTTTGGTTAGCCGCAAGTTGGTTAGAAGAAAACAAAGTTACGGGAAAAGTTTACGTTACTGTACCGCTACTGCAAGCGACAGGGTTGTATCCTGGACAAAAAATTGCGGTTAGTGGTGTTTTATATCAACCTGCAACAGCGACAAATCCAGGAGGTTTTGATTTTCGGGCGTATTTAGCAAGAGAAGGTGCGTTTGCGGGTTTGAGTGGGCAACGAGTTGAAATTACGCAAGGACAAGAAACTCCTAAATGGGGATGGTGGAAAATTCGCCAAAAAATCGTGCGATCGCAAGTACGGTGGCTAAATAGTCCTTCTGGACCACTTGTCAGTTCGATGGTCATGGGTGGAAGGGCGGTTGATTTACCTTACGATATCCGTGACTTGTTTGTACAAGTGGGATTAGCTCATGCCTTAGCAGCATCGGGATTTCAAACTTCGTTAATTTTAGGCGTGATGCTGGCGCTGTTACGGCGGTTTTCGGTAGTGTTGCAAACGGGTTTTGCAGGAGGTGCGCTGTTACTCTTTCTGGGATTAACAGGTGTACAGCCATCGGTACTACGCGCTGTTGTCATGGGATTTGCGGTACTTGTGGCAATTGGAACGAAGCGGAAAGTCAAACCTTTGGGTTCATTGCTGATTGCTGCAACGCTATTGTTAGTCTTCAATCCCTTGTGGATTTGGGATTTGGGATTTCAGCTAAGTTTTTTGGCTACTTTAGGATTAATAGTTTCAGTACCGCCATTAGTTAAACATCTAGATTGGATACCTGTTGCGATCGCAACTCTCATAGCGGTTCCTGCTGCGGCGTCTTTGTGGACTTTACCCTTACAACTTCAAGTATTTGGTGTGGTTCCGCTTTACAGCTTAATAGTTAATGTACTAAGTACACCGCTAATAGCGATCATTAGTATTGGTGGGATTATTAGCGCGATCGCATCGCTCATTTATCCGCTTGCAGGAAGTGCTTTGGCTTGGCTGTTATATTACCCAACTTATTTTCTCATTAGGCTAGTAGAATTTTTTGCGCAACTACCAGGAAATTCAATTGCTATAGGTAAAATTTCCGTTTTACAGTTACTCATCGTTTACGCGTTAATCATCTTAGCTTGGTTACAACCTTGGTGGCAAAAGCGTTCATGGTTCGCTGGAGTCATAGCGATAGGTATCGTTTTGATTCCAATGTGGCACGCTCAAGCTACGGTATTTCGAGTAACTGTACTAGCAACAAGTGAACCTGTGTTCGTCTTGCAAGATCGAGGTCAAGTTTTACTCGTGAATAGTGGAAATACGAACACTGTGCAATTTACTGTGCTGCCATTTTTGCAGCAGCAGGGTATCAATCAGGTTGAGTGGGCGATCGCTACTGATAGAAAAACAAATCACCGTAATTGGGAAGAAATAAATAAGCGCTTGTCAGTGAGAAATTTTTATACTTCAACCGAAAAACGAACATTAGTTGCAGGTGCTACAAAAATACAAGTTGACAATGATGTGTTGCAATTTCAGATCAAAGAGCAAACATGGATATTACTCGATAATGTTGCACCTGAGAAGCAACAGCAGCTAGCTTTCACAAAAAAATTGCCGCGTGCGCAGGTGCTGTGGTGGTCTGGAGAGGCTTTGGAAAAAGAAGTGATTGCGGCAGTCAAACCAGAAGTTGCGATCGCTTCTGCAATAGATATTGATAGTCATGCGATCGCGCTACTCAAGCAGAACAAAATTCCACTTTTTTGGGCGGGAAGAGATGGTGCAATTCAGTGGACACCCGAACGAGGGTTTGAGGCGACGGTAGATGAAGCAGAAAACAGTGCTGCCTTGTTGTAA
- a CDS encoding DUF4079 domain-containing protein — MFNFMEGLEAVAYWFRSLGIPEPIVHWGHPAMMAIVLFVMGSFVGYAGWRGRVATNKAVASKSLADHRTLAPWMFLFMALGYTGGVLSLVMQRQPIMESPHFWTGSSLLVLLLVNAAIALFGFGRDKGTLRTIHAYLGSTALGLMVLHAVFGLNLGLAI; from the coding sequence ATGTTTAACTTTATGGAAGGGTTAGAAGCGGTCGCGTATTGGTTTCGTAGTTTGGGAATACCAGAACCGATTGTGCACTGGGGCCACCCAGCGATGATGGCAATTGTTCTATTTGTTATGGGTAGCTTTGTCGGATATGCAGGATGGCGGGGACGAGTTGCGACAAATAAAGCTGTTGCGAGTAAAAGTTTGGCAGATCATCGCACATTAGCACCGTGGATGTTTTTGTTTATGGCGCTTGGTTATACCGGTGGGGTGTTGTCTTTAGTAATGCAACGTCAGCCGATTATGGAAAGTCCGCATTTTTGGACAGGTTCAAGTTTGCTGGTGTTGTTGCTAGTCAATGCGGCGATCGCGTTGTTTGGTTTTGGACGTGATAAAGGGACACTACGCACAATTCACGCATATTTAGGAAGTACCGCCCTTGGTTTGATGGTGCTTCATGCTGTATTTGGGCTGAATTTAGGGTTGGCTATTTAA
- the glyQ gene encoding glycine--tRNA ligase subunit alpha — protein sequence MNFQSVIAVLHQFWSDRGCLIAQPYDIEKGAGTKNPHTFLRALGPEPWAVAYVEPCRRPTDGRYGENPNRVQYYYQYQVLIKPSPDHIQEIYLDSLKALGIHPEDHDVRFVEDNWEDATVGAWGTGWEVWLDGMEITQFTYFQQCGGIDCRPVSIEITYGLERLAMYLQEVEAITKIQWTDDITYGDVHLQGEIEQCTYNFEASNPELLFTLFNLYEQEAQQLTERGLVLPSLDYVLKCSHTFNLLDARGVIAVTERTRYIARIRSLARKIAQLYVQQRETLGFPLLKGKGGVAAHV from the coding sequence GTGAATTTTCAGTCAGTTATTGCTGTGTTACATCAGTTTTGGAGCGATCGCGGTTGCTTAATCGCGCAGCCTTACGATATCGAAAAAGGCGCAGGAACCAAGAATCCACATACATTTCTTAGAGCTTTAGGTCCTGAACCTTGGGCGGTTGCGTATGTTGAACCGTGTCGTCGTCCTACTGATGGACGCTATGGGGAAAATCCTAATCGCGTTCAGTATTACTATCAGTACCAAGTTTTGATTAAGCCTTCACCTGACCATATTCAAGAGATTTACCTTGATTCGTTGAAGGCTTTGGGGATTCATCCGGAAGATCATGACGTGCGGTTTGTTGAGGATAACTGGGAGGATGCGACTGTCGGCGCTTGGGGTACTGGTTGGGAAGTTTGGCTCGATGGGATGGAAATTACGCAGTTTACTTACTTCCAGCAGTGTGGGGGAATTGATTGTCGTCCAGTTTCGATTGAAATAACTTACGGGCTAGAAAGACTAGCCATGTATCTTCAGGAAGTTGAGGCGATTACAAAGATTCAGTGGACTGATGATATTACTTATGGTGATGTTCACTTGCAAGGGGAAATAGAACAGTGTACGTATAACTTTGAAGCGTCGAATCCAGAGTTGTTGTTTACCTTGTTTAATCTGTACGAACAAGAAGCACAACAGCTTACTGAAAGAGGATTGGTGTTACCGAGTTTAGATTATGTATTGAAGTGTTCGCATACCTTTAACCTGCTAGATGCGCGAGGAGTGATCGCTGTCACGGAACGAACTCGATATATTGCTAGAATCCGTAGCTTAGCAAGGAAAATCGCTCAGCTTTATGTACAGCAAAGAGAAACCCTCGGTTTCCCGCTATTAAAAGGAAAAGGAGGCGTTGCGGCTCATGTTTAA
- a CDS encoding bifunctional 2-polyprenyl-6-hydroxyphenol methylase/3-demethylubiquinol 3-O-methyltransferase UbiG, producing the protein MNQRLIDLSADLDSHAFLQNPASQNIYLYLTDYVSDFSSKWFDRSLRSLKILDWGCGKGFITFLLKEMGAGVTSCDVLGNSDSAFGQNTPILKEESLEVICLDHAYLLPFENESFDVVLSFGVLEHVPHDLESLREIHRILKQGGLFFCFFLPYYLSWTQHLAHLRGNFYHDRLYSKKKVKQLLEQTNFQILDIWHRQLFPKNSVAYTNYYQFELLDQWLTENTFLKYTATNIEFVAHKR; encoded by the coding sequence TTGAATCAAAGATTAATAGATTTATCGGCGGATTTAGACAGTCATGCATTTTTGCAGAATCCTGCATCTCAAAATATTTATCTCTATCTTACAGATTACGTCAGTGATTTCTCTTCAAAATGGTTTGATAGAAGTCTGCGTAGTTTAAAGATACTTGATTGGGGTTGTGGAAAAGGATTTATTACATTTTTACTAAAAGAAATGGGTGCGGGTGTTACTAGCTGTGATGTGCTAGGTAATAGTGATTCAGCTTTTGGTCAAAATACACCTATTCTTAAAGAAGAATCTTTGGAAGTCATTTGCTTAGACCACGCATATTTGCTTCCTTTTGAAAATGAATCTTTTGATGTTGTCTTAAGCTTTGGTGTTTTAGAACACGTTCCTCATGATTTGGAATCTTTGCGAGAAATTCATCGTATTTTAAAACAAGGTGGACTTTTTTTCTGCTTTTTCTTGCCTTACTACCTTTCTTGGACGCAGCATTTAGCTCATTTACGTGGAAACTTTTACCACGATCGCTTGTATAGTAAGAAAAAAGTTAAACAACTCCTTGAGCAAACTAATTTCCAAATTCTTGATATCTGGCATAGACAACTTTTTCCAAAAAATAGCGTTGCCTACACAAACTATTATCAGTTTGAACTACTCGACCAATGGTTGACTGAAAACACTTTCCTCAAATACACTGCTACTAATATCGAGTTTGTTGCTCATAAACGTTAG
- a CDS encoding DUF3370 domain-containing protein, whose protein sequence is MLPLLPVFTFAQATPAPTPPQQEIVQPQQVRPLPGSLDRVPVFNSNSPEVVQTEGILLSTFPPSGKQTANAHLNFPFQGRFDIFAHHIAKATSPEDLRTLYLGVLLHNPSTQPVTVDVLQAASYLSQPDAPFIELPPQTENPLGTIFAGPGDRVMNDILRGRRQSVFPAQITIPPQQSQMLLNLPIPVQTLEPPINGRSTLMRLRSSGRVYAASLAMYAKSNADGSERAPTLTEWQQLLETGNLAGPRDRAPTPPEASGKVIYGRVAGVAQGSQWQAQLVDSPNVQHLSIPQRGQAFSYGLSTLTAGRQGTSQVQSAPLMVRYPDTAYQAHGNYGIEYNLSLPLYNNTTQPQTIGVSLQTPIKEDELTQGGLRFLIPPATQNFFRGTVRLRYSDDRGLPQTRYVHLVQKRGQAGEPLVLLNMPPGDRRLVQFDFLYPPDATPPQVLTIQNVAQ, encoded by the coding sequence ATGCTACCATTATTACCCGTATTCACCTTTGCTCAAGCTACACCTGCACCAACGCCACCGCAACAAGAAATCGTACAGCCGCAACAAGTACGTCCATTACCAGGATCTTTAGATCGCGTTCCTGTCTTTAATAGCAATAGCCCCGAAGTCGTCCAAACTGAGGGAATTTTATTATCTACGTTTCCTCCTAGTGGAAAACAAACCGCGAATGCGCACCTCAACTTTCCGTTTCAAGGACGATTTGATATTTTTGCGCATCACATCGCTAAAGCAACTTCTCCAGAAGACTTACGCACGCTTTATCTGGGAGTTTTGCTGCATAATCCAAGTACGCAACCTGTTACAGTCGATGTTTTACAAGCCGCAAGTTATTTAAGTCAACCTGACGCACCGTTTATCGAGTTACCACCTCAAACTGAAAATCCTTTAGGAACAATATTTGCAGGACCAGGCGATCGCGTTATGAATGATATTCTACGCGGCAGGCGACAATCAGTATTTCCTGCGCAAATTACTATTCCACCACAGCAAAGTCAGATGTTGCTTAATTTACCAATTCCTGTACAAACGTTAGAACCACCAATTAATGGACGTTCTACTTTGATGCGGCTACGTAGCAGTGGTAGAGTTTACGCTGCAAGTTTAGCAATGTATGCTAAGTCTAATGCTGATGGAAGTGAAAGGGCACCAACTTTAACCGAATGGCAACAACTATTAGAGACAGGAAATTTAGCAGGACCTCGCGATCGCGCCCCAACACCTCCCGAAGCAAGTGGTAAAGTCATATATGGTCGCGTTGCTGGAGTTGCGCAAGGTTCTCAATGGCAAGCTCAGCTTGTTGATAGTCCTAATGTACAGCATCTGAGTATTCCTCAGCGGGGACAAGCATTTTCTTATGGTTTAAGTACCTTAACGGCGGGAAGACAAGGAACAAGTCAAGTACAAAGTGCGCCATTGATGGTACGCTATCCGGATACTGCCTATCAAGCACACGGTAATTATGGCATCGAGTACAATCTGAGTTTGCCGCTGTACAACAATACTACTCAACCGCAAACAATCGGTGTATCGCTACAAACACCAATTAAAGAAGACGAATTAACGCAAGGTGGATTGCGGTTCTTGATTCCGCCTGCGACTCAAAACTTCTTTCGCGGTACTGTGCGACTGCGTTATAGTGATGATCGCGGTTTACCCCAGACTCGCTATGTCCACTTGGTACAAAAAAGAGGACAAGCAGGAGAACCACTCGTGCTGTTGAATATGCCACCAGGCGATCGCCGACTCGTACAATTTGATTTTCTCTATCCGCCAGATGCAACGCCGCCGCAGGTGTTGACGATTCAGAATGTAGCACAGTAG
- the hisH gene encoding imidazole glycerol phosphate synthase subunit HisH translates to MAAIAVIDYDMGNLHSVCKGLEKAGATPKITDSAIELAKADAVLLPGVGAFDPAVQHLRSRDLVEPIKDAIASGKPFLGICLGLQVLFDSSEEGVEPGLGIISGTVRRFRSEPGITIPHMGWNQLELTQPHCRLWQNLSSQPWVYFVHSYYVEPEDSTIQAATVTHGSQTVTAAIARDNIMAMQFHPEKSSKAGLQILSNFVQQVRTVVPV, encoded by the coding sequence ATGGCGGCGATCGCAGTTATAGACTATGACATGGGTAATCTGCATTCGGTCTGTAAAGGTTTAGAAAAAGCTGGCGCGACTCCGAAAATTACTGACTCAGCTATAGAATTAGCAAAAGCTGATGCTGTGTTGTTACCTGGTGTCGGCGCATTCGATCCTGCTGTACAGCATTTAAGATCCCGTGACTTGGTGGAACCAATCAAAGATGCGATCGCGAGTGGTAAACCGTTTCTTGGTATTTGTTTGGGGCTGCAAGTCTTGTTTGATAGTAGTGAAGAAGGTGTAGAGCCTGGTTTGGGAATTATTTCTGGTACAGTACGGCGCTTTAGAAGCGAACCAGGAATTACGATTCCGCATATGGGTTGGAATCAATTAGAACTTACTCAACCTCATTGTCGCTTATGGCAAAATTTGTCGTCGCAGCCTTGGGTTTATTTTGTCCATTCCTACTATGTCGAGCCTGAAGATTCTACAATTCAAGCCGCAACGGTAACGCATGGTAGTCAAACTGTGACAGCAGCGATCGCCCGCGACAATATAATGGCAATGCAATTCCACCCTGAAAAATCTTCTAAGGCTGGGTTACAAATTCTATCTAACTTCGTGCAGCAAGTTCGTACGGTCGTGCCAGTATAG
- the rsmD gene encoding 16S rRNA (guanine(966)-N(2))-methyltransferase RsmD, with protein MRIYGNRLIKTLPGKDTRPTTGRVREAVFNIWQGAIAGSHWLDLCAGNGSIGAEALCRGAASVVGIEQSSRACAIIKENWQRVVQPDQTFQVLRGDVVQRLKTLQGQQFDRIYFDPPYASNLYLPVLQAIAHYQLLHPTSGELAVEHHPDQPKLQPSTLEICREKIYGNTAVTFYRAVNLEN; from the coding sequence ATGCGAATTTACGGCAATCGTCTCATCAAAACATTACCAGGAAAAGACACGCGACCAACAACGGGAAGGGTGCGCGAAGCAGTCTTTAATATTTGGCAAGGTGCGATCGCAGGTAGTCATTGGTTGGATCTTTGTGCGGGTAACGGTTCAATCGGTGCAGAAGCATTATGTCGTGGTGCAGCCTCAGTTGTAGGCATTGAACAATCAAGCCGTGCCTGTGCGATTATCAAGGAAAATTGGCAACGCGTCGTGCAACCGGATCAAACGTTTCAAGTTTTGCGTGGCGATGTCGTGCAACGGTTAAAAACGCTTCAGGGACAACAGTTTGATCGAATCTACTTCGATCCACCGTATGCAAGCAATTTGTATCTACCAGTGTTGCAGGCGATCGCGCATTATCAATTACTGCATCCTACTAGCGGCGAACTTGCAGTAGAACATCATCCCGATCAGCCCAAGTTACAACCTTCTACACTAGAAATCTGTCGAGAAAAAATTTATGGAAATACTGCTGTTACTTTCTATCGTGCAGTCAACTTAGAAAATTAA
- the petG gene encoding cytochrome b6-f complex subunit V: MVEPLLDGIVLGLIVITLAGLFFAAYQQYKRGKQLGL, encoded by the coding sequence ATGGTTGAACCACTACTCGATGGTATTGTTCTTGGCTTGATAGTGATTACTTTGGCTGGTTTGTTTTTTGCCGCGTATCAGCAATACAAACGTGGCAAGCAGTTGGGTTTATAA